In Nicotiana tabacum cultivar K326 chromosome 19, ASM71507v2, whole genome shotgun sequence, one DNA window encodes the following:
- the LOC107831325 gene encoding AT-hook motif nuclear-localized protein 24-like, which translates to MDQLTAHGRPLPPPFHTRDLQLQNNPHQFHHIQQQQQQPKTEDEQQTGHRNQKRDRDDNFSISPGLNPESGSMDSKGNSGEGGGEVTRRPRGRPAGSKNKPKPPIIITRDSANALRSHVMEIASGCDIQESISTFATRRQRGVCILSGSGTVTNVTIRQPASPGAVVTLHGRFEILSLSGSYLPPPAPPAASGLTIYLAGGQGQVVGGSVVGPLNASGPVVIMAASFGNAAYERLPLEDEESPVGQQGSGALPIVSNQQQHQQQIMGGNSDPNANLLQGLPPNLLNSCQLPAEAYWGTAGRPPY; encoded by the exons ATGGATCAACTAACAGCTCATGGCCGTCCTTTGCCACCTCCTTTTCACACAAGAGATCTTCAGTTACAGAATAATCCTCACCAGTTCCatcacatacaacaacaacaacaacaacccaaaaCTGAAGACGAACAACAAACCGGACACCGAAACCAGAAACGGGATCGTGACGATAACTTTAGCATCTCACcaggtttaaatcccgaatccgGCTCTATGGACAGCAAAGGAAATtcgggagagggtggtggagaagTCACAAGAAGACCAAGAGGAAGACCAGCTGGTTCCAAAAACAAACCAAAACCACCCATCATAATCACTCGCGATAGCGCTAATGCCCTTAGATCTCACGTTATGGAAATCGCCAGCGGCTGTGATATCCAAGAAAGTATCTCCACTTTCGCCACCAGGCGCCAACGAGGAGTTTGCATATTAAGTGGTAGTGGAACTGTCACAAACGTTACAATAAG GCAGCCAGCGTCTCCGGGCGCGGTGGTAACTTTACATGGAAGATTCGAAATTTTATCTCTTTCTGGCTCTTACTTGCCACCGCCAGCCCCGCCAGCAGCGTCGGGACTGACGATATACTTGGCCGGAGGACAAGGCCAAGTAGTTGGCGGTAGCGTAGTCGGGCCGTTAAATGCATCGGGTCCAGTTGTGATAATGGCAGCTTCGTTTGGAAATGCAGCATATGAAAGGCTTCCACTTGAAGACGAAGAATCGCCGGTGGGGCAGCAGGGAAGTGGGGCTTTACCAATAGTAAGTAACCAACAGCAGCATCAACAGCAAATTATGGGTGGTAATAGTGATCCAAATGCTAATTTACTACAAGGGTTGCCACCAAATCTTCTAAATTCATGTCAATTACCAGCTGAGGCTTATTGGGGAACAGCAGGTCGTCCTCCTTATTGA